The Rhipicephalus sanguineus isolate Rsan-2018 unplaced genomic scaffold, BIME_Rsan_1.4 Seq224, whole genome shotgun sequence genome includes a window with the following:
- the LOC119376782 gene encoding uncharacterized protein LOC119376782: MTRSQRADGTSEDHELDRDEASVNTDSAHVRAVESADPAVQVRVKELEIEALKLQIELQKLKLQSHASNEVGRSDRCGLARYADQLRAVLPPMPVSDELVPAWFRSAENMLRSCEIPDEVQGAIIVPFLNENSRTLVANRADDRVLSYHEVRDLILHELKLTPEEYKRRLYACRKGDETWGQFATRLEILLDYYLRSREVSNVQELRALIISDRVKQLMREDMRTYVLQHETAEWLRPHELVKLAQKYDESTSNRKSGKTANGSSKNGERFDRRTSDRLSQGTERTGVRCYACGESGHYRWQCSQTTPPPAEQGQDRFPRERLAARDECQGCDNCAITTEEMTDEALAETVRDRSDDNGPWEDDSARALASAKEVLHAIELLRCATGSLDDHGAALCSLMSYERKCRTCFNNIQ, encoded by the exons ATGACCAGAAGTCAGAGGGCAGATGGGACTAGTGAGGACCACGAGCTAGATCGTGATGAGGCATCGGTAAATACTGATAGCGCACATGTGCGTGCTGTAGAAAGCGCCGATCCAGCTGTACAAGTTCGTGTAAAGGAGCTGGAAATAGAAGCGCTAAAGCTCCAAATCGAGCTGCAAAAATTGAAGCTTCAATCGCACGCGAGCAATGAAGTGGGGCGGAGCGACAGGTGCGGTTTGGCGCGGTATGCGGATCAGTTGCGAGCAGTTCTTCCGCCAATGCCAGTTTCCGATGAGCTGGTGCCGGCGTGGTTCCGGAGCGCTGAAAACATGCTGAGAAGCTGCGAGATCCCTGACGAGGTACAAGGCGCTATCATTGTGCCGTTCTTGAACGAAAATAGCCGCACATTGGTGGCGAATCGGGCAGATGACCGAGTGCTTTCGTACCACGAGGTTCGCGACCTTATCCTGCATGAATTAAAGCTCACCCCTGAGGAGTACAAGCGCCGCCTCTATGCCTGCCGGAAGGGAGATGAGACGTGGGGGCAGTTCGCCACTAGGCTCGAGATTTTGCTTGATTATTATCTCCGTAGTAGAGAGGTCAGTAATGTTCAGGAGCTGCGGGCATTGATCATTTCAGACCGGGTCAAGCAGCTGATGCGCGAAGACATGCGCACATACGTGCTACAACACGAGACGGCGGAATGGCTTAGACCTCATGAACTGGTGAAACTGGCGCAGAAATATGACGAGAGCACGAGTAATCGAAAGTCAGGTAAAACAGCCAACGGTAGTTCGAAGAATGGTGAAAGGTTCGATCGCCGCACGTCAGACAGGCTATCGCAGGGAACCGAAAGAACGGGTGTCCGATGCTATGCATGTGGCGAGAGCGGACACTATCGGTGGCAATGTTCGCAAACGACACCTCCACCCGCGGAACAGGGACAAGACCGTTTCCCTAGGGAGAGACTCGCCGCGAGG GATGAGTGTCAAGGATGCGACAACTGCGCCATCACAACTGAGGAGATGACGGATGAGGCTCTGGCAGAAACTGTCCGAGACCGCAGTGACGACAACGGACCTTGGGAGGACGACTCGGCACGCGCTTTGGCCTCCGCGAAGGAGGTGCTGCACGCCATCGAACTTTTGCGCTGCGCCACGGGCTCGCTGGACGATCACGGAGCAGCATTGTGTTCATTGATGTCGTACGAACG GAAATGTCGCACATGCTTCAACAATATACAGTAG